The Populus alba chromosome 6, ASM523922v2, whole genome shotgun sequence genome contains a region encoding:
- the LOC118032256 gene encoding uncharacterized protein, with protein sequence MDLHHLSQIVEELWNGWELRILMLLSLFLQTILALFGDRRKYATGFWLRFVVWLAYMSADWVATFSLGILARSQTNSANPNLIPVFWAPILLLHLSGPETITAFSLADNELWTRRLLELVIQAGVASYVLYKLWSRNTIIFVAIPILVSGIIKYGERIWALRLATSESFTAHANQPSVKVSCIAIEDLSNDSSSEVRIFHDARLLYRTVQILSTNLLLEKVDQEMTYEIVSHKNAGEAFGLTEIELGFMYNRLYSKVTEISSLRIILHSITFLSSISALISFSIMTLSKNVYSKKDTMISYLLLVGAVLLDCYSITVFFTSDWGVLWLGGIEMPFHIFGRISFPLPAFCMKRKRWSTSMGQHSLISALSKKPVNKILKNFLGKWNVDSREKVGKELKELIFKQVLNKRSRYDPSTDDFNALEKLLEQRGLEVLRSKHCFHRFEWSVAAVEFIHSLLTWHIATHVCFSDDSRKNAFDKTRNCVMSSRSLSNYMLYLLVDCPAIVAVQLSGTRYAETTIHLRRLLSRNIRKDVKLNIPLDALSFHEAEVNAFFKKLLESPSTMLKEINEQDEGEMSALLDGCMLGLSLQSLEAQDGWSNDKKWEMISEVWVDMLMYAASHSVWKEHVHALARGGELLTHVCLLMAHLGLSKQCRPEVSEQLAARAKRLDDIVGPEV encoded by the coding sequence ATGGATTTGCACCATTTGAGTCAAATTGTTGAAGAGCTATGGAATGGATGGGAGCTTCGAATATTGATGTTACTCAGTCTCTTTCTGCAAACTATCCTCGCCCTTTTTGGTGATCGGCGGAAGTACGCCACTGGATTCTGGCTTCGTTTTGTTGTTTGGTTAGCATACATGTCAGCAGACTGGGTGGCAACTTTTTCACTGGGTATCCTTGCTCGCAGCCAAACCAACTCTGCAAATCCTAACTTGATTCCAGTATTTTGGGCTCCAatccttcttcttcatcttagTGGCCCTGAAACTATTACGGCTTTTTCGTTGGCAGACAATGAATTGTGGACAAGGCGACTTCTTGAGCTAGTGATCCAAGCTGGTGTGGCTTCTTATGTCTTATACAAGTTATGGAGCAGGAATACCATCATATTTGTAGCAATTCCCATCCTTGTTTCAGGAATTATTAAGTACGGGGAGAGGATTTGGGCTTTGAGGTTAGCTACCTCAGAGAGTTTTACCGCCCACGCAAACCAACCTTCTGTGAAAGTATCTTGCATCGCGATAGAAGATTTATCCAACGATAGTTCAAGTGAGGTCAGAATTTTTCATGACGCTCGTCTTTTGTACAGAACGGTCCAGATTCTGTCCACAAATCTTCTTCTAGAAAAAGTTGATCAAGAAATGACCTATGAAATTGTTTCTCACAAGAACGCCGGGGAAGCCTTCGGGTTGACAGAAATAGAGCTGGGATTCATGTATAATCGGCTTTATTCTAAGGTGACAGAGATTTCTTCTCTACGCATCATTCTCCACTCTATCACCTTCTTATCCTCTATTTCTGCGTTAATCTCCTTCTCAATAATGACACTGAGCAAGAATGTCTATTCAAAAAAGGATACGATGATATCTTACTTGTTGCTGGTGGGAGCTGTCTTGCTTGACTGTTACTCTATCACTGTGTTTTTCACGTCCGACTGGGGTGTGCTTTGGCTTGGCGGTATTGAAATGCCTTTTCATATTTTCGGTCGAATCAGTTTTCCGTTACCAGCATTTTGCATGAAGAGAAAAAGATGGTCAACATCTATGGGACAACACAGCCTGATAAGTGCTCTATCAAAGAAACCAGTGAACAAAATTCTTAAGAACTTTCTAGGGAAATGGAACGTTGATAGCAGGGAGAAGGTGGGCAaggaattaaaagaattgatctTCAAACAAGTCCTGAATAAACGTTCAAGGTACGATCCTTCTACCGATGATTTCAATGCCCTAGAGAAACTATTGGAACAGAGAGGTTTAGAGGTGCTTCGAAGCAAGCATTGCTTTCATAGATTTGAATGGAGTGTCGCTGCTGTAGAATTCATTCATAGCCTTCTCACTTGGCACATCGCTACTCATGTTTGTTTCTCTGATGATTCTCGGAAAAATGCTTTTGACAAGACTCGAAATTGCGTAATGAGCAGCAGATCATTATCTAATTACATGTTGTATCTCCTGGTTGATTGTCCAGCTATTGTAGCGGTACAGCTCAGCGGAACAAGGTATGCTGAAACTACAATTCATTTGCGTCGTCTCCTTTCCAGAAATATTCGTAAAGATGTGAAGCTCAACATTCCCTTGGATGCATTATCGTTTCACGAAGCTGAAGTGAatgcatttttcaaaaaattgctTGAAAGTCCGTCTACCATGTTAAAGGAAATTAATGAACAAGACGAAGGAGAAATGTCAGCCCTACTAGATGGTTGCATGCTTGGTTTGTCATTGCAGTCATTGGAGGCACAGGATGGTTGGTCAAATGACAAGAAATGGGAAATGATAAGTGAAGTGTGGGTGGACATGTTGATGTATGCCGCAAGTCATTCTGTATGGAAGGAGCATGTCCATGCACTTGCCCGAGGTGGGGAGCTACTCACTCATGTCTGTCTTCTCATGGCACATCTCGGTTTAAGTAAGCAATGTCGACCTGAAGTAAGTGAACAATTAGCTGCTCGGGCTAAAAGGCTTGATGATATTGTTGGGCCTGAGGTATAG